One window of Panthera tigris isolate Pti1 chromosome C2, P.tigris_Pti1_mat1.1, whole genome shotgun sequence genomic DNA carries:
- the LOC102948670 gene encoding keratin-associated protein 27-1, with translation MSESQGHSPRNFYNVPPLSAIVHGSKLISFEDGFFLPSSCHGRTWLLDDFQETCSETTSCKVPNCKQELGTEQSCMQSACLPRVFQTTRSNSRPREKTICQSGRSSAMLACVSQPCQSGSNQKVIVQNCQPVSHVAKSCPPKTYVSKSCQTLECDPGQCQSQSPESGSCRPPVYVAPGPQLLESSSNTYEPTCCVTGGLQLPSK, from the coding sequence ATGTCCGAGAGCCAAGGCCACTCGCCCAGGAACTTCTACAATGTCCCACCACTCTCTGCCATTGTACATGGGTCTAAGCTCATAAGCTTtgaagatggattttttttaccCAGCAGCTGCCATGGCAGGACCTGGCTCCTGGACGACTTTCAAGAAACCTGCAGTGAAACTACCAGCTGCAAAGTGCCCAACTGTAAACAGGAACTGGGCACAGAGCAGAGCTGCATGCAAAGTGCTTGCCTCCCCAGAGTTTTCCAAACAACTCGCTCTAATTCCAGGCCCCGTGAAAAGACAATATGCCAATCAGGACGTTCCTCAGCAATGTTGGCGTGTGTTTCTCAGCCTTGCCAGTCAGGAAGCAACCAGAAAGTTATAGTCCAGAACTGCCAGCCTGTGAGCCACGTGGCAAAGAGTTGTCCACCCAAGACTTATGTGTCTAAGAGTTGTCAGACTCTGGAATGTGACCCTGGCCAATGTCAATCTCAGAGCCCTGAATCCGGTTCCTGTAGGCCTCCGGTCTACGTCGCACCAGGGCCACAACTCCTGGAATCTTCTTCTAACACTTATGAGCCAACCTGCTGTGTTACTGGTGGTTTGCAACTGCCTAGTAAGTGA
- the LOC102948952 gene encoding keratin-associated protein 13-1-like gives MAYSCCSGNFSSRSLGGYLRYPSFSCGSSYPSNLVYRTDLCSPSTCQLGSSLYSGCQETCCEPTSCRTSCVVSGPCQMSCSRPRTSVLCGPCRSIYPGSLNYGSIRGYCLGYGPRSCYSLGCESQGFGSPGYGVYGFPSLGYGSNVYRPTYLASKSSQTSYCQPTCRSGFYHQPTC, from the coding sequence ATGGCCTACAGCTGCTGCTCTGGAAACTTCTCCTCCCGTTCCCTTGGGGGCTACCTGCGCTACCCAAGCTTCTCCTGTGGCTCTTCCTACCCCAGCAACCTGGTCTACCGCACTGACCTCTGCTCTCCCAGCACCTGCCAGCTGGGCTCCTCCCTCTACAGCGGCTGTCAGGAGACCTGCTGTGAGCCCACCAGCTGCCGGACGTCCTGTGTGGTGTCCGGCCCCTGCCAGATGTCCTGCTCCCGCCCAAGGACCTCTGTGCTCTGTGGTCCCTGCAGGTCAATTTACCCTGGATCTCTGAACTATGGATCCATCAGAGGCTACTGCCTGGGGTATGGACCTAGAAGTTGCTACTCCCTGGGCTGTGAATCCCAGGGCTTTGGATCCCCGGGTTATGGAGTCTATGGGTTCCCTTCCCTGGGCTATGGGTCCAACGTCTACCGCCCTACCTACCTGGCTTCTAAGAGCAGTCAAACTTCTTATTGCCAACCAACCTGTAGATCTGGTTTCTACCACCAACCAACTTGTTAA
- the LOC102967548 gene encoding keratin-associated protein 13-2-like: MALKLRASSDAHSAELPSPANMTYSCCSGNVTSQSLGGYLRYPSSSCGSSSPSNLVYRTDLCSPSTCQLGSSLYSGCQETSCEPTSCQTSCVVSSPCQTSCSRPRTSTFCGPFQTTYSGSVGCGSRSFYSLGCGSSGFKPLGYGVCGFPSLSYGSSFCRPTYLSSRSCQSSCYRPTYRSAFCRSTY, encoded by the coding sequence ATGGCATTGAAACTCAGAGCATCTTCTGACGCTCACTCAGCTGAACTCCCATCTCCTGCCAACATGACCTACAGCTGCTGTTCTGGAAACGTCACCTCCCAGTCCCTTGGGGGCTACCTGCGCTACCCAAGCTCCTCCTGTGGCTCTTCTTCCCCCAGCAACCTGGTCTACCGTACTGACCTCTGCTCTCCCAGCACCTGCCAGCTGGGCTCCTCCCTCTACAGCGGCTGTCAAGAGACCTCCTGTGAGCCCACCAGCTGCCAGACGTCCTGCGTGGTGTCCAGCCCCTGCCAGACGTCCTGCTCCCGCCCGAGGACCTCCACGTTCTGCGGTCCCTTCCAGACGACTTATTCTGGGTCTGTGGGCTGTGGATCCAGAAGCTTCTACTCTCTGGGCTGTGGATCCAGTGGCTTCAAACCCCTGGGTTATGGAGTCTGTGGTTTCCCTTCCCTGAGCTATGGATCCAGTTTCTGCCGCCCAACCTACCTCTCCTCCAGGAGCTGTCAGTCATCATGTTACAGGCCAACCTATAGATCGGCCTTCTGTAGATCAACTTATTGA